A single region of the Streptomyces sp. AM 4-1-1 genome encodes:
- the fabI gene encoding enoyl-ACP reductase FabI, with protein sequence MSGMLAGKRILVTGVLLESSIAFHTARLAQEQGAEVVLSGYGRLSLVERIAKRLPEPAPLVELDVQDQGHLDSLADRIRDCAGGDGRLDGVVHSIAFAPQDALGGNFLETGWSSVSTAVEVSAYSLKSLAMACLPLMEERGGAIVGLDFDASVAWPAYDWMGVAKAALESTSRYLARDLGPHGIRCNLVAAGPIKTMAAKSIPGFETFREVWRTRAPIGWDLSDPDPAARAVVALLSDWFPRTTGEIVHVDGGVHAIGA encoded by the coding sequence ATGAGCGGCATGCTCGCGGGCAAGCGCATTCTCGTGACGGGGGTCCTGCTGGAATCCTCCATCGCCTTCCACACGGCCCGGCTCGCCCAGGAGCAGGGCGCCGAGGTCGTCCTCAGCGGATACGGCCGGCTCAGCCTCGTCGAGCGGATCGCCAAGAGGCTGCCGGAACCAGCTCCGTTGGTCGAGCTCGACGTCCAGGACCAGGGGCACCTCGACAGCCTCGCCGACCGGATACGGGACTGCGCCGGCGGTGACGGGCGACTGGACGGCGTCGTCCACTCCATCGCGTTCGCCCCGCAGGACGCGCTCGGCGGCAACTTCCTGGAGACCGGGTGGAGTTCGGTGTCGACCGCGGTCGAGGTGTCCGCGTACTCCCTGAAGTCCCTGGCCATGGCCTGTCTGCCGCTCATGGAGGAGCGCGGCGGGGCGATCGTGGGTCTGGACTTCGACGCGTCGGTCGCCTGGCCCGCCTACGACTGGATGGGGGTGGCCAAGGCGGCCCTGGAGTCCACCTCGCGCTACCTCGCCCGGGACCTGGGGCCGCACGGCATTCGCTGCAACCTCGTCGCCGCGGGACCGATCAAGACGATGGCGGCCAAGTCCATCCCGGGGTTCGAGACCTTCCGCGAGGTGTGGCGCACGCGTGCGCCCATCGGCTGGGACCTGTCCGATCCCGATCCCGCGGCCCGAGCGGTCGTCGCGCTGCTGTCGGACTGGTTCCCCCGCACGACGGGCGAGATCGTGCATGTCGACGGGGGTGTGCACGCCATCGGCGCGTGA
- a CDS encoding alpha/beta hydrolase, with protein MSRAQGPASADPDRLTGESALDLFLRPQGRSRVRPDERAVVESARTDEMTVNGDTVVSYRWGSGKRPVLLVHGWESRASRYAKAIARLVELGFSPVAFDAPGHGESTGSTTTLVEYRDIIVELHREHGDFEAVVAHSFGATAAFVSLRHGVRARRMVSISAVPDFAYLIDTFCARLELSPELKEELRGRVEREAYPTETDMWTRFSVFHESDRLRIPVLVVHDEDDTRVDPAEAGRLAAAFGDRARLVTTRRFGHQRILGAPQVVSAIAEFVSTGAVGTGQEVRAG; from the coding sequence GTGAGCAGAGCCCAGGGCCCCGCGTCGGCCGACCCGGACCGGCTGACCGGCGAGTCGGCGCTCGACCTCTTCCTGCGGCCCCAGGGCCGCAGCCGGGTCAGGCCGGACGAGCGGGCGGTCGTGGAGAGCGCGCGGACGGACGAGATGACGGTCAACGGCGACACGGTGGTCAGCTATCGCTGGGGCAGCGGGAAGCGGCCGGTGCTGCTGGTCCATGGCTGGGAGTCGCGTGCGTCGCGCTACGCGAAGGCCATCGCACGCCTGGTCGAACTCGGGTTCAGTCCGGTCGCCTTCGACGCGCCGGGCCACGGTGAGTCCACCGGCTCGACCACCACCCTCGTGGAGTACCGCGACATCATCGTCGAACTCCACCGTGAGCACGGGGACTTCGAGGCCGTCGTGGCCCACTCCTTCGGCGCCACCGCGGCCTTCGTCTCCTTGCGGCACGGGGTGCGGGCCCGGCGGATGGTGTCGATCAGCGCCGTGCCGGACTTCGCGTATCTGATCGACACGTTCTGCGCGCGGCTGGAGCTGTCGCCCGAGCTCAAGGAGGAGCTCCGGGGCCGGGTGGAGCGGGAGGCGTATCCGACGGAGACGGACATGTGGACGCGCTTCTCGGTCTTCCACGAGTCCGACCGCCTGCGTATCCCGGTCCTGGTCGTCCACGACGAGGACGACACGAGGGTCGATCCCGCGGAGGCGGGGCGACTCGCCGCCGCCTTCGGCGACCGCGCACGTCTGGTCACCACGCGCCGATTCGGTCACCAGCGCATCCTCGGCGCCCCCCAGGTCGTCTCGGCCATAGCGGAATTCGTCTCCACCGGAGCGGTGGGGACCGGACAGGAAGTGAGAGCCGGATGA